The genome window GAGGGGGCCATCTCAAAGTTACAAGTGTAATTTTCCAAGCTAAATATTGCTTGGAGCTTGcaattagtttctttttttaagaggCAATCATGAAACCTTACTCCTTAGACACAATGTCTTTagaatttcaagaatttgttCGAAACTGCAACTGTCTCATTTCAATCTGCTTGTTTtcatttcccctttttttttctgtgaATAGATGAAAATTAGGGAAAAGAGTTTCTCAACTTTATAATGCGTAGCTACAGTAAGCAAAATAAAGGAACTTATCCTTTTAAAAATGATGCTATTTGGTGGCAACAAATCAGCAGGTTAAGTTTATTCATTATCTGAATGAATATAATAACTTAGTTTTAAGGGTTGGGATTGCCTTGGCTAGCATACTACCTCTTTGTATTATCAATGTCAGGTGCCTCAGAGAGGCACAGATGCATCATTATCTTTGACATTACAATGGTATAAATAATTTCAATGTACAtaggttattttttaaatttcttgggCTGATCTTTTTGTGTAAGTGTGTGTTTGTCGATATTCAGGCCAGTCTAGTAATTCTGGTGATTGTATTTGAATATTTACAGAGTAAACTATACAACCTCAACTTGAATTTACATATAATGGCCTCATTTTCCCAACACCAAATTTGAAAAGGATTATATAATTAATCATATAGAGTATGGCTTTTGATGTTTACTAGTTTGGCAAATGGTACTGGTTTCGCTTGGGGAGCCGTAGACTAGATTTAGAATTGGCTTGGGTTGGAGTAAGATTGGTAAGAATTGCTAGACAACCACAGCGGCTATTGGCTTGGTTTTCTTACTGACCCAAGCTTTTGTATAATGCTGCTATGGTTGGTGTAGGTTAAACTTGCCTGTGCTGGGATGAATCAAGCATAGCATGCTGAAAGATTATGCATATCACTTGGTGACTAGTACTAGTTGTTTTGCTTTTGCATGCTGTACTAATTATAGCTGTTTTGACTGGCTTTTGCTTTGATTCATAGGTTGCACAAGATCGTGTTGATCAATGATGCAGAGTCCCTTTGTtccaccaaaaatgaaaattgccaaaaacaaaattagtttAGTGTTGATCTAAAATAGAACTCCATTCAAGTTTATTAAGCACTAGATAAAAGGAGATACAGACAGTGCAAGCAAAGTTTTTTAAATGCCATACTGGGTGAGTAAACAAAGCAAGGAAAAGCAGTCTCTTAAATTTTCCACTTCCTCTCAATCGAACACGAAAGAGGAAAAATGATCTATATTATCTTTGAATAACAGGAGATAATCTAACACATCATACTTCTCATGattttttgagagttttagaGTGCAAAATTTGGAGATTTAAAAATTCATACAAAGTCAGATTTGGGACAAAAATGTATTTCTAAACTCAACCCctctaaaatattaaatatctAAACCATATTAAATTTaggaattttatttatatttgtaaagCCTAGAACATCCCAAAGCAGTTCGTTTATCCAACCACCAATCAAAGTCGAACAAGTTAGATTAGATAAGGTTACTCTAAAATTAAACATCTAAAACGTTATTTATCTAAAATGAGAATAAAGAATTACTTTTATTCGAAattaaacaacattttaaggggggaaaaaagataggcaaacttatttttgttatagatatcctaattttgtgtaaataaaattaagaatggggtattttattaatttaaatactaCATAATTAAGTCATATTCAAGTACCCCAAACCATTTTCAGACCTTAACAAATTTAGAACTTTAAACTGGAacccatttaaaaatttcaagCTTTTACTATTACATAAGATAAATCAAAATGCTCATTAAACTCAACCAGATCCATTGCCACCCTAGTGAAAgaacaataattattttgtgtatacaatatatatatattctctctctcataacaTGTGAACTCTATACACATGAATCTAAAGGTGGCAAAATCTGACACGACTTGTGAACCCGATACAACTAACCCGTTTATAAACAAGTTATGGGTTGAAGCTAAACGGGTTTGGATCATATTCGGGTTGATACagttaacccatttaataaatagGTCGTGTTCGTGTTTAACATGTGAATCCGTTTGACCCGTTTAgcttataaaattattagttattttgatattattgcttaattaatggttatttttatatgcttattactatatttataattataattgtattttaattttagatatatggtaattaataaaaaatatataggtTTGGTATGACCTATTAATCAAATAGGTTATTAAATAAGTCATTTGTATTGACCTTTACAAGTTTacatgacttgttaattaaacGAGTTAAAAGTGTTGGGTCGGGTCAACATGTTTAATAAACAAATCGTGCTTGAGTTGAAGATTTCTGACACGTTTACTAAACAAGTCGGATTTGGGTCAACCCATATAGTTGAATACTAATGGCTCAACACGACACGAACCTGATCTGCGAACATGAATTGCCACCCCTACATGAATCCCACATATTATGAGAGAGGTGTTGCATATACCGGATGCATAAAATACCTTATCGGTAAAGAAGATTGAGCAAATACACTTGTACTTATAACAAAGATTATTTAGATTATTAGTGTAAAGTAATTATACAGTATTCTTACAATAAAGTAATGTGGTGATTTCTCTTCTTTCATAAATGATGAGTTTTGGTAACTCACCtttcatgtgagaggagaaaGTATTATATCACTATACTAGTACTCTTGTGATGCAGCACAAGGTTGTGTGGATTAGATCTCATGGATCAGATACAACAATTTTTAATACGAGTCAGAAGGAAAACACTATAATATTGGTAGAAAAGTTGCACGTCGCAAAGTATCCTCACTAACGTGGCACTCTCGACCCCTTAACTGTGACACCTATCCTAGctgattttgtattttttttttaacacgaTTTGAGTCTTATATCTCCCATTGCTTCAGCATTATTATTACTGTTAAATTCAGCACATCCAGGTCCAGCCTCCTCCTTCAaattcaagcaaaaaaattcatgggTTCAGAAACTTTCATGGAAGTTATTCTAGCAATACTCCTACCAGCTGTTGGGGTTTTCCTTCGTTATGGCTGTGAAGTAATTAACTTAAAATCTTctaataaacaccaaattttCCTTAACATTTAtgttatatgtgtgtgtgtgtgtaagttCTCTATGGTTAATTTCATTAACTTGTTTTTTTTGGATTGCTGAAAATGCAGGTGGAGTTTTGGATAGACTTGTTGCTGACAATATTGGGGTACATACCAGGAATCATATATGCTCTTTATGTGTTGGTAGGATAATGTGAAAGAGGTTGATAATGTACTGGGAATCATATGTGACATGTACTTGTTTAGTAGGATCGTTGATGTTTGAAAAAGAGTTAGCAACTTATGTGGTTTTTTCATATCATTGTATGCTTAATTTAATTTGGGATCAGAGACTActtgtttgtttataatttaCAATAATTTGACCAATTTTGTTCGTGTAGTATTGTCATCTTTCAGTTTTTACTAAGAATATAGTTTCTATATGTTTTGATTGATTGCCAATGGTAACTGCAGTATTATTCTTGGGTATAATGAAAGGCAAGGGGTGGAtttgttggaacttggaagtaTTTTTCTTGACCTGTTAGCTGAAATGATACAATTGTTGGTGTACAAAGCGAGAAGATAGGTTCCCCCCCACCtgcccacccccccccccccccccccccccacaaaaaaaaaaaccttctcaaACACTCGTCGTGATTAAGACTATTTTGCGGGTTgagtgaaaaaaattcaaatacatatGAATGAATTGAACCTTTTCTTGGTTAGTGCCTAATCCGGAACTGTAGCCTGGCTTCTGGTTCATTTTGCATAGTCAATTTTGCTcattaaaaatgatttatttggAGTTCTTGATTCCTTGGCGTGGCTTAACAAGTAGCCTTACCATGCACCGTACTGGTacttattttaaagtttgagaaTAAATTTGGTTGAGTCATAAAATAGAACTTTTTCAgccaattctttcttttttcaagcaTTAATACTTAAAAACTTTTCAACATTGGTAATATACTTTTGATCCCTGCATTACTTATAATATGTAATcacataattattaaaatatataaacctTATAATTACTAGAGATCCGCAACACAACTTATGATATTTAatcatataattataaaaatatataaatcttaTAATTATGAGACATCCTCAACACATAATATGATATACAAGGAATGCATGAGATATCCTCAACATATAATATCTCATGTTAATgtcatatatttttaatatgagATATCCTCAACATATAATATCGCATGTTAATGTGATATATTTTAAATGTGAAATAGCTCGTGAATATGAACTTGATTTAAGTATGTATAATGATATATGTGTATATGcgtacatatataaaaatatacttatattgaCTGGAGAATGGAGATTGGAGATTGGATTGTGCAAGTCTATAAATAAGTTCATAAGATatcaaaatatcatttaaaatttattgataatataaatggtccattttgtagtaaaatttctaataataCAAGATTGGTAACTCCATTTTGTATAttttcataaacaaaaaaaattagtctacTTGATTAACTCAAGTAACTTGTGACACAagttcaaatttattcaataagAAAATGACTAAAGTTTGGACATATAATCTAATTTGGTAATGAGCCCAGCTCGTGTTCTAAACAAATCATAAACTTGTAATACTATGCTATGCTCGATTCATTTACAACCCTGCATATATTATGCATGTTATTAGTACTCCTCTAGTCCTCTCACAGTGTGGATCCTAAACAAGTATGGAAACCACATTGAGGAAAAATATCATAGTTATTAAAGTTGATGACTTGACATATAGACTGGTTTAGGTGTTTAAATGAATTGTTTACTGACAAGACTTGGAAAAACCCAACGGGTTTGTAATGACCTGTGTAATCCGGATGAATTTTTATCACGAAGCTGAGCTTGTGAAAACgtaaagaataagtaaataaataaataagaaccaCTTCTATGTTTGTTTACCTACTTTCAAGGCCCCAACCTATCAAAAGACCATTCTACTATTGTGAAACCTTAGTTTTGAATTATAATGGACAGTTTAATTTAAACatatgcctctttttttttctttttttcttttttccttttcaatttatgttttgatttgttaaaagcatatatattttaaagttttttatttgaccATGCAGTTTAACTGTTGACCTATTGGTTGAATGAGTGACCCAACAGTGATCTAACTCATAAACCGGGTAAATATCTGAACCGGTTTAATAACTATGGAAAAtaccttatcaaaaaaaaaaaaaaaaactatggaaattacatatatttatatgagaGATGCATGAATGAACCATGACTGCTCAAAGACATGGGTCCCCATATGTATCATCCAAAGGCCGTAATTTccccaaaagttaaaaaaaattccaaattcccAGCCGTTGGATACATCAGAGACAGAGATGCACATACTTGATCCTTCCGGGGACAAATCCGTAATATTCCGCATAACACAACACCATTTCCGTCAAAGAAAATTAACTTAAGCAGCCAAAGTCCAAACAGTCCTATATATAAATAGACGCACATATACGCTCTCTAGGGTTTTGGGTTTCACAAGGCGGCACTTCCTCTCTTTTCGAACTCTCAATCTTCATTCAAACGAAACTCTCACACTGCAATCATGGGgtaatctttttttctcttctccgATCCTCACAATGctcttttgccttttttttttgaataatttgttaCAATGTTAATTTTAGTTGTTTATATATTCATTTGTATGAGATCTGGTTTTTTGCTTTGAAgtatttaatttcttgtttcctgatttattttatattcataGCTTTGGAAAAACTAGCTAGCAATATCTTTAGCTTGATTTTACAGTACCCATATTTTATATATCGCTTTTGACGTGCTATGAATCAATAAATcctgaaaaatttaaaaagcaatGTTGAATATTAGTTATGTGGGTTTTAGTGTTTCAAGGGGTATTCAATATTAGTTTGTGTGCATAGGACAGTGAGGATGTGAATAGGGTTGAAGCTGAAATTTGAAGCCAATGTGGGTATTTTGGTATATGGTGTTTTGATGATGGGTGGGTTTATTGATTTGAAATTACATGTGAATGCTGTGCAGGAAGACTCGTGGAATGGGAGCCGGGCGTAAGCTCAAGTCCCACCGTAGAAGGCAGAGGTGGGCTGACAAGTCATATAAGAAGTCCCATTTGGGAAATGAGTGGAAAAAACCATTTGCTGGTTCATCCCATGCAAAGGGCATTGTTCTAGAAAAGATGTAAGATTGAATCTTCTTTCTTTATCTTGATCTATGAAATGTTTCTGTGGATGACACCAGTGTACAATTGGGACTAACGGTTTAATGATGTGATGCAGTGGTATTGAGGCTAAGCAGCCTAACTCTGCTATCAGGAAATGTGCTCGTGTTCAGCTGATCAAAAATGGAAAGAAGATTGCTGCTTTCGTGCCTAATGATGGTTGCTTGAATTACATCGAGGAGAATGTAAGTTTGAATATTTGTAGAGGTGGAAAgttcttcaaattaaataaataaataacaggCTGAACATGTGAAAGTTTTTTGAGTCCTAGTACCCCTAAATTATTTAAAGTTATTCTGTATCCTAGAATTTATTTCTTCATGTATGTATGAGTGAACATATTTCGACAATTTAATCttaaatatcattttaaattttgacaacaaGCACCTAGCTAAGCAATAACCAAATCCTTTCAAATTGAACTTGTGTGTGTAGTTGGGGCATTCGGTTAGGTTCTGTGAAAGTA of Quercus lobata isolate SW786 chromosome 8, ValleyOak3.0 Primary Assembly, whole genome shotgun sequence contains these proteins:
- the LOC115954736 gene encoding low temperature-induced protein lt101.2-like, which codes for MGSETFMEVILAILLPAVGVFLRYGCEVEFWIDLLLTILGYIPGIIYALYVLVG
- the LOC115958617 gene encoding 40S ribosomal protein S23, with translation MGKTRGMGAGRKLKSHRRRQRWADKSYKKSHLGNEWKKPFAGSSHAKGIVLEKIGIEAKQPNSAIRKCARVQLIKNGKKIAAFVPNDGCLNYIEENDEVLIAGFGRKGHAVGDIPGVRFKVVKVSGVSLLALFKEKKEKPRS